The following proteins are encoded in a genomic region of Reichenbachiella sp.:
- a CDS encoding arginase: MSICIIENKSELGAGTRGASLCVDAIRMSALAGGSDFFQRHQVNTLIVPQDDLYKETRHPFAKRIDGIKKVYEMVSREVSKNLLDQQLPIIISGDHSSAGGTLAGIKKAYPDSRLGVVWIDAHADMHSPYTTPSGNVHGMPLAAALGWDNKEAKCNEVDTETQQLWDELKSVGTSQPKVSPENLLFVGVRDTERAEDLLIKQRGVTNYKVDEIRTRGASVMARRALEEKFADCDMIYLSLDVDGMDCEATSYGTGTPVKNGLLKEEVKEFIQVILESGKVCAFELVEVNPLLDDKGNKMAEIALEILEFAESILTKLKKPVLA; this comes from the coding sequence ATGAGTATATGTATAATAGAAAACAAATCTGAACTTGGTGCAGGTACGAGAGGAGCTAGCTTGTGCGTGGATGCGATCAGAATGAGTGCTTTGGCTGGTGGGTCGGATTTTTTCCAACGCCATCAGGTCAATACTTTGATAGTGCCTCAAGACGATTTGTACAAGGAAACTCGTCACCCATTTGCCAAGCGAATCGACGGGATAAAAAAGGTGTATGAAATGGTAAGTAGGGAGGTATCAAAAAATCTGTTAGATCAGCAGCTTCCGATCATCATTTCGGGAGATCATTCTTCTGCTGGTGGGACTTTGGCTGGTATCAAGAAGGCCTATCCTGATTCAAGGTTAGGTGTAGTTTGGATCGATGCACATGCCGATATGCACTCGCCCTATACTACGCCTTCCGGTAATGTACATGGCATGCCTTTAGCAGCTGCATTGGGTTGGGATAATAAAGAAGCAAAATGCAACGAGGTTGATACTGAAACCCAACAACTTTGGGATGAATTGAAGTCAGTAGGCACAAGTCAGCCTAAAGTCAGTCCAGAAAATTTGTTGTTTGTTGGGGTGCGCGATACTGAGCGGGCCGAAGATTTGCTTATAAAACAGCGCGGTGTCACTAACTATAAAGTAGATGAAATCAGGACTAGGGGTGCATCGGTGATGGCACGACGCGCTCTAGAAGAGAAGTTTGCTGATTGTGACATGATCTACCTTTCCCTAGACGTGGACGGGATGGACTGTGAGGCTACCAGTTATGGAACGGGGACGCCAGTCAAAAATGGTCTGTTAAAAGAAGAAGTGAAGGAGTTTATCCAAGTGATTTTGGAATCAGGTAAAGTCTGTGCTTTTGAATTGGTAGAAGTGAATCCGTTGCTAGATGATAAGGGAAACAAGATGGCAGAAATCGCTTTGGAAATTCTTGAATTTGCGGAGTCGATTCTGACCAAATTGAAAAAACCTGTCTTGGCTTAA
- the rocD gene encoding ornithine--oxo-acid transaminase, translating to MELLLSKTEELIQQESDHSAHNYHPLPVVLSQGKGVFVTDVEGKQYFDFLSAYSAVNQGHCHPKIVAKIKEQSERLTLTSRAFHNDQFADYATYVTKLFGYDKLLPMNTGAEAVETAMKLARKWAYERKRVPENEAVILFASENFHGRTLAVVSASSDPESRGGFGPYMPGVRQVPYNDLKALEKALEDKNVAAFIVEPIQGEAGVVVPDDDYLAKAFELCCEQNALLVADEIQTGIGRTGKLLCSDHSGIKPHMVLLGKALSGGTVPVSAVLAPNEVMKVIKPGQHGSTYGGSPLGSAVAKTALQVVLQESMIHNADKMGKLFRARMEEIISKCSVVKAVRGKGLLNAIIINTPEDSDLAMRICIELMHNGLLAKPTHGNKIRLAPPLVITEEQMNHAMDILERTILKFNN from the coding sequence ATGGAACTACTATTATCGAAGACAGAAGAATTGATTCAGCAAGAATCAGATCACAGTGCCCATAATTATCATCCACTACCGGTGGTTTTGAGTCAAGGGAAAGGAGTTTTTGTAACCGACGTAGAGGGCAAGCAATATTTTGATTTCCTTTCCGCTTATTCAGCTGTCAATCAGGGGCATTGTCATCCAAAAATTGTCGCTAAAATCAAGGAACAGTCGGAGCGATTGACGCTGACCTCACGTGCATTTCACAATGATCAATTTGCAGATTATGCAACATATGTGACCAAACTGTTTGGTTATGATAAACTATTGCCCATGAACACAGGCGCAGAGGCTGTGGAAACCGCCATGAAGTTGGCCAGGAAATGGGCCTATGAAAGGAAAAGAGTGCCTGAAAATGAGGCAGTCATATTGTTCGCTTCAGAAAATTTCCATGGTAGAACCTTAGCCGTGGTTTCCGCTTCTTCCGACCCGGAAAGCAGAGGAGGATTTGGGCCTTATATGCCGGGGGTACGTCAGGTACCTTACAACGATCTGAAAGCACTGGAAAAAGCACTTGAAGATAAAAATGTAGCTGCTTTTATCGTGGAGCCTATTCAGGGAGAAGCAGGAGTAGTTGTGCCAGATGATGATTATTTGGCGAAAGCTTTCGAGCTATGTTGTGAACAAAATGCCCTGCTCGTGGCGGATGAAATCCAGACCGGTATCGGAAGAACCGGTAAACTGCTTTGCTCTGATCACAGTGGCATTAAACCCCACATGGTGTTGCTCGGCAAAGCGCTATCGGGTGGAACTGTACCGGTGTCTGCTGTATTAGCACCCAATGAAGTGATGAAAGTGATCAAGCCAGGACAACACGGCTCAACCTATGGTGGCAGCCCACTGGGAAGTGCGGTAGCTAAAACTGCACTACAAGTTGTTCTTCAGGAAAGCATGATTCACAATGCAGATAAAATGGGAAAATTGTTTCGGGCTAGAATGGAAGAAATAATTAGTAAATGTTCTGTGGTAAAGGCCGTTAGAGGAAAGGGACTGCTCAATGCCATTATCATCAATACACCCGAAGATTCTGACCTGGCCATGCGTATTTGTATTGAGTTGATGCATAATGGGCTTTTGGCTAAGCCTACTCATGGCAACAAAATCCGATTAGCACCGCCTTTGGTTATCACAGAAGAGCAGATGAACCATGCCATGGATATTCTAGAAAGAACAATCTTGAAGTTCAACAACTAA
- a CDS encoding Lrp/AsnC family transcriptional regulator: MQQKPKFDELDLKILSYLEQDGRMAFSNIANELGVSNTMIHQRVSAMQQNGILERIAPQVNERRIGFEWSAFTGIVLKEDSKSAEIIAALQKIPEVVECYYVTGNYTLFTRIMAKSNEHMRQVLYDKIDNIKGVLRTESFIDFGCAFRRNIPLQ; encoded by the coding sequence ATGCAACAAAAGCCGAAGTTTGATGAGTTGGACCTAAAAATTTTATCCTATCTGGAACAGGATGGGCGGATGGCATTTTCGAACATTGCCAACGAACTCGGGGTATCCAACACTATGATACATCAGCGCGTCTCGGCTATGCAGCAAAATGGAATTCTTGAACGCATTGCCCCCCAGGTGAACGAACGAAGAATTGGATTTGAATGGAGTGCCTTTACCGGTATTGTGTTAAAAGAAGATTCGAAGAGTGCCGAAATTATAGCTGCCTTGCAAAAAATTCCGGAAGTGGTAGAATGCTACTATGTGACAGGAAACTATACCTTGTTTACTCGCATAATGGCGAAATCTAACGAACACATGCGGCAGGTACTTTATGACAAAATAGACAATATCAAAGGGGTACTCCGAACCGAGTCCTTCATTGATTTTGGTTGTGCCTTCCGCCGAAACATCCCACTGCAGTAA
- a CDS encoding aspartate ammonia-lyase — MHTDVLNHSSLINEETDKDFRIERDFLGEKEISNQNLYGVQTTRALDNFQITGLPISNEPYMIKALGLVKMAAARANMDCGVLPENIGNAIIEASRRVVSGAVNDQFPTDLIQGGAGTSVNMNANEVIANLALEQLGFEKGDYQHCDPNNHVNCSQSTNDVYPSAFRIALLLRMETYQRELSQLAQSFVKKGEEFKDVLKMGRTQLQDAVPMSLGDEFKGWAHTIEEEITRLDESKKLIQEINMGATAIGTKVNAPDGYPELVCDYLAQFSGLPLRLSENLIEATSDTGAYVQLSGVLKRSAVKVSKICNDLRLLSSGPRTGLNEINLPQLQPGSSIMPGKVNPVIPEVVNQTAYYVIGADVTVTMASEAGQLQLNVMEPVIAFSLFTSMQWMTNACQTLRMKCIDGITANAAHTQEMVMNSIGIVTLLNPMLGYQTCAGIAKEALATKKTIHQLVVEDKKLLNQAEWDQLFSSENLIRPKYFKKH; from the coding sequence ATGCATACGGATGTATTGAACCATTCCTCTTTAATCAATGAGGAAACAGATAAAGACTTTAGAATTGAAAGAGATTTTTTAGGGGAAAAAGAAATTTCCAATCAAAATCTCTATGGCGTGCAAACTACAAGAGCGCTAGACAATTTTCAAATTACCGGACTACCAATTTCCAATGAACCTTATATGATCAAAGCATTGGGATTGGTAAAAATGGCAGCAGCTCGAGCCAACATGGATTGCGGAGTATTGCCCGAAAACATTGGAAATGCTATCATCGAAGCTTCGAGACGAGTAGTTTCCGGAGCGGTAAATGATCAGTTTCCAACGGATCTGATCCAGGGAGGAGCCGGCACTTCAGTGAACATGAACGCCAATGAAGTGATAGCCAATCTGGCGTTGGAACAATTAGGCTTTGAAAAAGGGGATTACCAACACTGTGACCCAAACAACCATGTCAATTGCTCTCAGTCTACTAATGACGTGTACCCTTCCGCGTTTCGTATAGCGCTATTATTACGAATGGAAACCTACCAAAGGGAGTTAAGTCAATTAGCTCAATCGTTTGTCAAAAAGGGAGAAGAATTTAAAGACGTCCTAAAGATGGGAAGAACGCAGCTACAAGATGCAGTTCCTATGAGCTTAGGAGATGAATTTAAAGGCTGGGCACACACCATTGAAGAAGAAATCACCCGATTGGACGAAAGTAAGAAACTCATTCAAGAAATCAATATGGGAGCCACGGCCATCGGCACTAAGGTGAATGCCCCAGATGGCTACCCAGAACTGGTATGTGACTACCTGGCACAATTTTCCGGCTTACCCCTCCGACTATCTGAAAATTTGATTGAAGCAACTTCAGACACCGGTGCCTATGTACAACTTTCCGGAGTGCTGAAACGAAGTGCCGTAAAAGTCTCCAAAATTTGTAATGATCTACGCTTGTTGTCATCAGGGCCAAGAACCGGACTGAATGAAATCAACTTGCCACAATTGCAACCGGGATCTTCGATCATGCCGGGCAAGGTAAATCCTGTAATTCCCGAAGTAGTCAATCAGACTGCCTACTATGTGATTGGAGCCGATGTAACGGTGACCATGGCCTCTGAGGCTGGTCAACTCCAGCTCAATGTGATGGAACCTGTGATTGCCTTCAGCCTTTTCACATCCATGCAGTGGATGACCAATGCCTGCCAAACATTGAGGATGAAGTGCATTGATGGCATTACGGCCAATGCCGCTCATACCCAGGAGATGGTCATGAACAGTATAGGTATTGTAACCCTGCTGAACCCGATGCTGGGCTATCAGACTTGTGCAGGCATTGCCAAAGAAGCGCTGGCTACCAAGAAAACCATTCATCAACTGGTAGTGGAAGATAAGAAGTTGCTGAATCAAGCAGAATGGGACCAATTGTTTTCTTCAGAAAACCTGATCAGACCCAAATACTTTAAGAAACATTAA
- a CDS encoding SGNH/GDSL hydrolase family protein, with translation MKIFKFALVAAALLLCLILSSCFGESNNDPKVSPIADPIVPADNDPDLQNTDYNILFIGNSLTYSNDLPGLVRNLAEEKGVDIGVKSVVKGNYALIDHWNDGVIQQEIATAQYDFVVVQQGPSSQAFGREVLIEYGKKIKVLCDEYGGELAYYMVWPSRTYYHTFDGVIKNHEDAASLNEALLCPVGRVWKKHFDDTNDFSYYGSDGFHPSLKGSQVAADVIYNTLF, from the coding sequence ATGAAAATTTTTAAGTTTGCTCTAGTAGCTGCTGCGCTACTACTTTGTCTCATCCTGTCCAGTTGCTTCGGCGAAAGCAATAATGACCCCAAAGTATCACCAATAGCAGACCCCATAGTTCCAGCCGACAATGATCCGGATCTGCAAAACACAGATTATAACATTTTGTTCATAGGTAACAGTCTTACTTACTCGAATGACTTACCTGGATTGGTAAGAAATTTAGCAGAAGAAAAGGGGGTAGATATAGGAGTTAAATCTGTTGTAAAGGGCAATTACGCCTTAATTGATCATTGGAACGATGGCGTCATACAACAGGAAATCGCAACAGCACAATACGATTTTGTAGTGGTGCAACAAGGCCCCTCGTCTCAGGCTTTTGGAAGGGAAGTGCTAATAGAATACGGTAAGAAAATCAAAGTCCTGTGTGATGAATATGGCGGGGAGTTGGCCTATTATATGGTCTGGCCATCGAGGACGTATTATCATACTTTTGATGGAGTGATAAAGAATCATGAAGATGCAGCATCATTGAATGAGGCTCTACTTTGTCCGGTGGGTAGGGTTTGGAAAAAACATTTCGATGATACAAATGATTTTTCCTATTATGGCTCTGATGGTTTTCACCCTTCTCTCAAAGGGAGTCAGGTGGCTGCAGATGTGATCTACAATACTTTGTTTTAA
- a CDS encoding ABC transporter permease has product MIKNYLLITIRNLLKNKNYVIINTLGLGIAMACCLTAYILIAFNIEFDDFHDDNKVKNIFRVHSHVVINGSDFRQAVSTPSPVGPMATADIAGIKRHLRYAGSQGGGASVSYINESTNINNTFGEYVTFADSTLFDFFDFPLLAGNHKAFKNLHSIFLSERIAKKYFGDEDPIGKVLTLSFARGIVKKVIVGGVLAKIPVNSSIQLPMVMRFEHFEEMRALDQPAWGDWNVPATFFELEDPSVAHQITPYFDKYLPQRNEAFREQVVERVTLEPFKSRIDPTVLTWSYVNSVIEIEPLLIFIVLATMIMLIACFNLTNTSIAMMANRLKEIGVRKSLGANKQQIIVQFLLETVIMALLALVAGYVMSMIIVPEFTAMWELPYGLEDLSGSNLIITLFLLVLITAVLAGAYPALFSSKLNTISLLKGKVQVKGTNFLTRSLVSIQFAISVIVLIGGIVFIQNTKFQESIDFGYQKDQLMLVDIKSEKEYQALAAKARLNPKIVEVGSTEHQIGFSSYPNPISFQGEEIEVRHLEFGENYFETMNFNFIQGRPLDYSKANDFNEGAVVSRQFLKTLNIQGDPIGQYVTVREQKKKIVGVIEDFVDNIFRSKEPEPYIFYATVGDRWRNLIVRAEAKDLGEVNDFLEQQWKQMYPTKPYSSHYQEDILLAESNQTNGNLEKIFLFLTILGGLLSASGIYSLASLNIAKRTKELGIRKALGATMQNILFLLNKEFVIILVIAGLLGSVGGYYGATWILDLIYAFHIPIKFTPVALSAFAIFIIGIATTSITIYRGARANPVDTLRNE; this is encoded by the coding sequence ATGATCAAAAACTATCTACTCATTACCATCCGCAACCTGCTCAAAAACAAAAACTATGTAATCATCAATACCCTGGGATTAGGTATTGCCATGGCTTGTTGTTTGACAGCCTATATACTCATCGCCTTCAATATTGAATTTGATGACTTTCACGATGACAACAAAGTAAAAAACATCTTCCGAGTCCACTCACATGTGGTTATTAATGGGTCTGACTTCAGGCAGGCTGTGAGTACTCCTTCGCCAGTAGGCCCAATGGCCACTGCAGATATTGCTGGCATCAAAAGACACTTAAGATACGCTGGCAGCCAAGGTGGTGGCGCGAGCGTAAGCTATATTAATGAATCCACCAACATCAACAATACATTTGGAGAGTATGTGACCTTTGCGGATAGTACGTTGTTTGATTTTTTTGATTTCCCACTACTTGCCGGAAATCACAAAGCATTCAAAAACTTGCACAGCATCTTCCTCAGTGAAAGAATTGCCAAAAAATATTTCGGTGATGAAGACCCGATAGGAAAGGTACTCACCCTAAGCTTTGCTCGTGGCATAGTGAAAAAAGTAATCGTAGGTGGGGTCTTGGCTAAAATACCAGTCAACAGCTCCATTCAACTTCCGATGGTCATGCGCTTCGAACATTTCGAGGAAATGCGTGCGCTGGACCAACCCGCTTGGGGAGACTGGAATGTGCCGGCCACGTTCTTTGAACTAGAAGACCCTTCGGTAGCTCATCAGATCACTCCTTATTTTGACAAATACCTTCCTCAAAGAAATGAAGCATTTAGAGAGCAAGTGGTCGAACGTGTCACCTTAGAACCCTTTAAATCTAGAATTGATCCTACAGTACTCACCTGGAGTTATGTAAACAGTGTTATTGAAATAGAGCCGCTACTCATTTTTATTGTTTTGGCTACCATGATTATGCTGATCGCCTGTTTTAATCTGACTAACACCTCCATTGCGATGATGGCCAACAGACTCAAAGAAATCGGAGTCAGAAAATCATTAGGGGCCAACAAGCAACAGATCATTGTTCAATTCTTATTGGAGACCGTCATTATGGCCTTGCTTGCTTTAGTTGCCGGGTATGTGATGTCAATGATAATCGTTCCTGAATTCACAGCTATGTGGGAGTTGCCTTATGGTCTGGAAGACTTAAGTGGTTCGAATCTGATTATTACTCTTTTTCTGTTGGTACTAATTACGGCTGTCTTAGCTGGAGCCTATCCTGCATTGTTTAGTTCGAAACTCAACACGATTTCATTACTCAAAGGAAAAGTACAGGTCAAAGGCACCAACTTCCTCACGCGGTCATTAGTTTCTATTCAATTTGCGATTTCGGTGATCGTGCTCATCGGAGGTATTGTATTTATTCAAAACACCAAGTTTCAGGAATCGATCGATTTTGGCTATCAAAAGGATCAGTTGATGCTCGTGGATATTAAAAGCGAAAAGGAATATCAAGCATTGGCTGCTAAAGCGCGGCTAAACCCAAAAATTGTAGAAGTGGGCTCTACCGAACATCAAATTGGCTTCAGTTCTTACCCCAATCCTATTTCTTTTCAAGGAGAGGAAATAGAAGTTAGACATTTGGAGTTTGGAGAAAACTATTTTGAAACCATGAACTTCAATTTCATTCAGGGTAGACCCTTAGACTATTCCAAAGCCAATGATTTTAATGAAGGTGCTGTGGTAAGCAGGCAGTTTCTGAAAACCTTAAATATTCAAGGGGACCCTATTGGTCAGTATGTGACGGTAAGAGAACAAAAGAAAAAGATTGTAGGTGTAATCGAAGATTTCGTTGATAATATCTTCCGATCAAAAGAACCTGAACCTTACATTTTTTACGCCACTGTAGGCGATAGATGGAGAAATTTGATCGTACGAGCGGAAGCCAAGGACTTGGGAGAAGTGAATGATTTTCTGGAGCAGCAATGGAAACAAATGTATCCCACCAAACCATATTCCAGTCATTATCAAGAGGACATTCTACTCGCAGAAAGCAATCAGACGAACGGAAACCTGGAGAAAATATTCCTTTTCCTTACCATCTTAGGAGGATTGCTCTCCGCCTCAGGCATTTACTCTTTGGCTTCATTGAATATTGCCAAAAGAACCAAAGAATTGGGCATCAGAAAAGCTTTAGGTGCTACTATGCAAAATATTCTATTTCTATTGAACAAAGAATTTGTCATCATTTTAGTGATCGCCGGCTTGCTCGGCAGCGTAGGTGGCTACTATGGCGCAACTTGGATTTTGGATTTGATTTATGCCTTTCATATTCCGATAAAATTTACTCCGGTTGCGCTAAGTGCCTTCGCTATATTTATAATCGGCATCGCCACTACGAGTATCACTATTTATCGAGGTGCTAGAGCAAATCCTGTGGATACATTGCGTAATGAATAG
- a CDS encoding HAMP domain-containing sensor histidine kinase — MTKEVRALFLILIITVAPLMIYAFIQVRSLDEDEQMAKAAYEKQLDAVLFSLNQYADDMMNRWMRQLADKQNSLSENVNDLIIGNESIQMIVLRNYKTKEDSIYVNDYVSINDNTYEKVDQWYNTKDSVINRLSEYLEAGFQKIQPADDWMAIEELRPDQTGITVMIYDEDSVLHNALFILERKFWIEQILGLQMQKIDHDEFTIAVGHWQEGQQWPTILYQTTLFSLKKNFTKTNLWILPNTFLFIQPKGKSYTELIQSRSRDNLYLLLFSVFVVLIGIFLMIRNIKNTLKVAQLKSDFVSNVSHEIRTPLSLIRMYAETLMLGRVPSEEKKKQYYSTIHHESGRLTFLVNNILDFSRIEANRKTYRFEDSDLNILVGRIYENFSHYFTEHNVDCNLKQSQDPLPVFVDTQAFEEALSNLIENAVKYGNGKNEIDLSTFVSNGYACCSIRDHGIGISKSAQKYIFDKFYRVESALTQKTKGTGLGLSLVKHIMESHQGEVIVESKPNQGSTFTLKFPLTKQHHE; from the coding sequence ATGACCAAGGAAGTCCGAGCCTTATTTCTGATACTTATCATCACCGTAGCACCACTGATGATCTATGCTTTTATTCAAGTTAGATCTCTCGATGAAGATGAGCAAATGGCAAAAGCGGCCTATGAAAAACAGTTGGATGCGGTACTGTTTTCATTGAATCAATATGCCGATGACATGATGAATCGCTGGATGAGGCAACTAGCAGATAAGCAAAATTCTCTTTCTGAAAATGTCAATGATTTGATCATTGGCAATGAATCTATCCAAATGATAGTATTGAGAAACTATAAAACAAAAGAGGATAGCATCTATGTCAATGACTATGTAAGCATTAATGATAATACTTACGAAAAGGTGGATCAATGGTACAATACCAAGGACTCCGTAATCAACAGGCTTTCTGAATATCTCGAAGCAGGATTTCAAAAAATCCAACCAGCCGATGATTGGATGGCCATCGAAGAATTACGCCCAGATCAAACAGGAATTACAGTCATGATCTACGATGAAGATTCCGTGCTGCACAATGCCCTTTTTATATTAGAGAGAAAGTTTTGGATAGAACAAATCCTTGGTCTACAGATGCAAAAAATAGATCATGATGAGTTCACCATTGCGGTAGGTCATTGGCAAGAAGGTCAACAATGGCCTACCATTTTGTATCAAACCACTTTGTTTAGCCTAAAAAAGAATTTTACAAAAACCAATCTTTGGATCCTGCCTAATACCTTTCTATTTATCCAACCCAAAGGCAAAAGCTATACTGAACTGATCCAATCAAGATCTCGTGATAATCTCTACTTGTTGCTCTTTTCAGTATTTGTGGTTTTGATTGGTATTTTTCTGATGATAAGAAACATTAAAAATACCCTCAAGGTAGCGCAGCTAAAATCTGATTTTGTGTCTAACGTCTCCCATGAAATTAGAACACCACTTTCTCTCATACGCATGTATGCCGAAACGCTTATGCTAGGCCGTGTTCCATCAGAGGAAAAGAAAAAACAGTATTACTCTACCATCCATCATGAATCGGGCAGGTTGACTTTCCTGGTTAATAATATCCTAGATTTTTCAAGAATTGAGGCCAACCGCAAGACCTATCGCTTTGAAGACAGCGACCTTAATATTTTGGTCGGTAGAATTTATGAAAATTTCAGCCATTACTTCACCGAGCACAATGTTGACTGCAATCTCAAGCAGTCACAAGATCCTCTTCCCGTTTTCGTAGACACCCAAGCTTTTGAAGAAGCGCTATCCAACCTAATCGAAAATGCCGTCAAATACGGCAATGGAAAAAACGAGATCGACCTATCTACTTTTGTATCCAACGGCTATGCCTGTTGCAGCATCAGAGATCATGGTATTGGTATTTCTAAATCAGCTCAGAAATATATCTTCGATAAATTCTACCGAGTTGAAAGTGCATTGACTCAAAAAACCAAGGGCACCGGGCTTGGATTAAGCCTGGTGAAGCATATTATGGAATCACATCAAGGTGAAGTCATCGTAGAGTCCAAACCTAATCAGGGCAGTACTTTCACTTTGAAATTCCCACTAACAAAACAGCATCATGAATAA
- a CDS encoding response regulator transcription factor, whose protein sequence is MNKILVVDDEPAMRQGLADNLLFEGYQVDQAEDGKVALDRLKAQSYDLVVLDVMMPELSGFDVCKKLRMEGNKVPVILLTAKGEEIDRVLGLELGADDYITKPFSLRELLARVKAVLRRTQQNSDTGPRQFETIGLMEVDFKNFVARINHEEVKLSHREFEVLKFLKDHQQEIVSRDELLKNIWKYDEFPTTRTVDNFILRLRQKIETNPNDPKIILTVHGMGYKMIGD, encoded by the coding sequence ATGAATAAGATTTTAGTAGTAGACGACGAACCTGCCATGCGCCAGGGGTTGGCAGACAACCTTTTGTTTGAAGGCTATCAGGTAGATCAAGCGGAAGATGGTAAAGTTGCGCTAGATAGACTCAAGGCACAGTCCTATGATTTGGTGGTATTAGACGTTATGATGCCGGAATTGTCGGGGTTTGACGTTTGCAAAAAATTGAGAATGGAAGGCAACAAGGTACCCGTGATTTTACTCACCGCCAAGGGTGAAGAAATAGATCGTGTGCTGGGATTGGAACTCGGAGCCGACGACTACATTACCAAACCTTTTAGCCTACGAGAGCTATTGGCCCGAGTAAAGGCAGTGCTCAGAAGAACGCAACAAAACTCGGACACTGGACCCAGACAATTTGAGACCATAGGATTGATGGAAGTTGATTTCAAAAACTTTGTGGCTAGAATAAATCACGAAGAGGTCAAACTATCACACAGAGAATTTGAAGTCTTGAAGTTCCTGAAAGATCATCAACAAGAGATCGTAAGTCGAGACGAATTGCTTAAGAATATCTGGAAGTATGATGAATTTCCAACCACACGTACGGTCGACAATTTTATATTAAGACTTAGACAAAAGATTGAAACCAACCCTAACGACCCAAAGATCATATTAACCGTGCATGGGATGGGTTATAAAATGATTGGAGACTGA
- a CDS encoding aspartyl protease family protein → MKSLILIIATIGSVIGTIQAQNYETVEAKYRGKPIIQMTLNDKKTWVLLDTGSEYTVLDTGAKKKYGFYVSASNANTLNISGLSSTNNRLYETSRASLKFGHVQLKGPTYAFNLSTVATSIQRRTGKRITAIIGTHMMRNHGFVLDMSTGTASIKVKPKKKRGERKFETEEVIIAKNANSKR, encoded by the coding sequence ATGAAAAGTCTAATATTAATTATTGCAACAATAGGATCTGTAATAGGTACTATCCAAGCACAAAACTATGAAACAGTAGAAGCGAAGTATAGAGGAAAACCAATTATTCAAATGACACTAAATGACAAAAAGACTTGGGTATTGCTTGATACAGGATCTGAATATACCGTGCTGGATACAGGAGCAAAGAAAAAGTACGGATTTTATGTAAGCGCTTCAAATGCAAATACGCTTAACATCTCTGGCCTTAGTTCTACGAATAATCGATTGTATGAAACTTCTCGAGCCTCACTCAAATTTGGCCATGTTCAGCTCAAGGGTCCCACATATGCCTTCAACCTTTCGACGGTTGCTACCTCTATACAAAGAAGGACTGGCAAAAGAATAACAGCCATCATAGGCACTCACATGATGCGAAATCATGGTTTTGTTCTCGACATGAGTACGGGAACAGCTTCCATCAAGGTGAAACCCAAGAAGAAAAGAGGAGAACGAAAGTTTGAGACAGAAGAAGTTATTATTGCTAAAAATGCCAATTCAAAACGATGA